The Amylolactobacillus amylophilus DSM 20533 = JCM 1125 genome contains a region encoding:
- a CDS encoding ABC transporter ATP-binding protein — MIEVTNLNKVYDNGFEALKSVSFNIDKGDLVCLLGPSGCGKSTILNMIAGLLQPTNGDIAFDGKSIVHTEPKDRNIGFVFQNYSLYPHMTVLQNVMFPLSVGNHKVDKKVALATAEKYMKLTKISDIRDKRPGQLSGGQQQRVAITRALVQNPQVLLLDEPLSNLDARLRLSIREEIRRLVKEVGITTIFVTHDQEEALSISDKIILLNDGVVQQDDDPQKLYLEPNNLFVAQFIGNPVINLLPVRISEGKIQSDFFAVPLTEFKQERFKAPLEDGTYVLGIRPEDMMPNAANPLFESVLIDGEAIGRERVLKFDLGEHHFKAIMKIEEHVTKGLPMNFNFKKEKAFIFEESGERVY, encoded by the coding sequence GGATTTGAAGCTCTGAAATCTGTTAGTTTTAATATCGATAAGGGAGATTTGGTCTGTCTCCTTGGTCCATCTGGTTGTGGTAAATCAACGATTTTAAACATGATTGCTGGTTTACTGCAGCCCACAAATGGCGATATTGCCTTCGACGGTAAGTCAATCGTGCACACGGAGCCAAAGGACCGCAACATCGGTTTCGTGTTTCAGAACTACTCCCTGTATCCGCACATGACCGTATTGCAAAATGTGATGTTTCCGTTGAGTGTTGGTAACCACAAAGTTGATAAGAAGGTGGCGCTGGCGACAGCCGAGAAGTACATGAAGCTCACAAAGATTAGTGATATTCGGGATAAGCGTCCAGGCCAGTTATCCGGTGGGCAACAACAACGAGTAGCAATTACTAGAGCCCTAGTGCAAAATCCCCAAGTATTGCTGCTAGACGAACCGTTGTCGAACCTCGATGCACGTTTGCGTTTAAGCATCAGGGAAGAAATTCGGCGGCTGGTCAAGGAAGTGGGCATCACCACCATTTTCGTTACGCACGATCAAGAGGAGGCCCTTTCGATTAGTGACAAGATCATCCTGTTGAACGATGGTGTTGTCCAACAAGATGACGATCCGCAAAAGCTTTACCTAGAACCAAATAACCTTTTCGTGGCCCAATTTATTGGGAACCCGGTGATTAATTTATTGCCTGTCCGGATTAGCGAAGGCAAGATACAAAGTGACTTCTTCGCTGTTCCGTTGACGGAATTTAAGCAGGAGCGCTTTAAGGCGCCGTTGGAAGACGGAACGTATGTACTCGGAATTCGGCCTGAAGATATGATGCCAAACGCTGCCAATCCGCTTTTTGAAAGTGTGTTAATTGATGGTGAGGCTATTGGGCGCGAACGTGTCCTGAAGTTCGACCTGGGCGAACACCACTTCAAGGCCATCATGAAAATCGAGGAGCACGTGACTAAAGGCTTACCGATGAACTTTAACTTCAAGAAAGAGAAAGCCTTTATCTTTGAGGAATCCGGCGAGAGGGTGTATTAA
- a CDS encoding carbohydrate ABC transporter permease, translated as MFKRRYNSENQMSAWVFLLPALIIILMFNIYPLFRSLYLSFQKGNMLVSSFGGVYNYKYVLSDPVFYKALSNTALFAFVVVPVALVIALVISWVIFEKIKHKGFFETIFFMPYVTSTIAIGIVFRFFFNHDYGLINYFLGFLGIGKINWLDNIHMSMTTLIIFGIWSALAFNIIILLAGFRSIDKEYYTIARMYGASNWEIFRKITFPQLIPTVTFLLLVNIISAFKVYTQVYALFNGQPGIAKSATTAVYYIYDKFYVVGRPGIAMAATVILFIVILIITFIQNKIMKKVGQY; from the coding sequence ATGTTTAAGAGAAGATATAATTCGGAAAATCAGATGAGCGCTTGGGTATTTCTGCTACCAGCATTAATTATTATTTTGATGTTCAACATCTACCCTCTCTTTCGTTCGCTTTACCTTTCGTTTCAAAAGGGGAACATGCTTGTTTCCTCGTTCGGTGGGGTGTATAACTACAAATATGTGCTCTCCGACCCTGTTTTCTATAAGGCATTATCGAATACCGCACTCTTCGCGTTTGTGGTTGTGCCCGTCGCATTGGTGATTGCCCTCGTCATTTCCTGGGTGATTTTCGAGAAAATTAAGCATAAGGGCTTCTTCGAAACAATCTTCTTCATGCCTTACGTGACGAGTACGATTGCCATTGGGATCGTGTTTCGCTTCTTCTTCAACCATGACTATGGTTTGATCAACTACTTCCTGGGCTTCCTTGGTATCGGCAAGATTAACTGGCTCGATAACATTCATATGAGCATGACGACCCTGATTATCTTTGGTATCTGGTCTGCCTTGGCCTTCAACATCATCATTCTGCTGGCCGGCTTCCGCAGTATCGACAAGGAGTATTATACGATTGCCCGGATGTATGGTGCATCCAACTGGGAGATTTTCAGGAAAATAACTTTTCCGCAGTTGATTCCGACGGTGACGTTCTTGCTGTTGGTCAATATTATCAGTGCGTTTAAAGTTTATACTCAGGTTTATGCCCTCTTTAACGGGCAGCCGGGGATTGCCAAGTCGGCGACGACCGCCGTCTACTATATTTATGATAAGTTCTACGTTGTTGGTCGGCCAGGCATTGCGATGGCTGCTACTGTGATCTTGTTTATCGTGATCCTCATTATCACGTTTATTCAGAATAAAATCATGAAGAAAGTGGGCCAATACTAA
- a CDS encoding carbohydrate ABC transporter permease, which translates to MKKVITTLSYIFIIFMAIITIFPFIYMVLAGLMTYSEVTSLPPKIIPEVFQWHNYVAVFEKAPFLRYFTNTLFVSLVTTAATLITATLAAFAITSMEFKFKNAVLVIFVSLLMVPHEAIIFTNYNTISQMGLLNTYGALIIPFLTSIFYIYYLNTYFKGIGTTYYKAAKIDGASNLQYIWRILVPMAKPALTTVGILTFIASWNSFLWPLLVTNDKNMRLLNNGLSAFATESGSDVQLQLAAATLTVVPILIIYLIFRKEIIRGVAKNGVKG; encoded by the coding sequence ATGAAAAAAGTTATAACTACCTTAAGCTATATTTTTATTATCTTCATGGCAATCATTACCATCTTTCCTTTCATCTACATGGTGCTGGCCGGACTCATGACGTATTCCGAAGTTACCAGCTTGCCACCGAAGATTATTCCAGAAGTCTTTCAGTGGCATAACTATGTGGCGGTGTTTGAGAAGGCGCCGTTCCTGCGTTATTTCACGAATACACTGTTTGTCTCCTTGGTCACGACCGCCGCAACACTGATTACCGCGACTCTAGCTGCTTTTGCCATCACAAGCATGGAGTTTAAGTTCAAAAACGCGGTGCTGGTCATCTTTGTCTCCCTGCTGATGGTGCCACATGAAGCTATTATCTTCACCAACTACAACACTATCTCGCAGATGGGCCTTCTGAATACTTATGGCGCACTGATTATCCCGTTTCTTACGAGTATTTTCTATATCTACTACCTGAACACGTATTTTAAGGGCATTGGTACGACCTATTACAAGGCTGCAAAAATCGATGGGGCATCGAACCTGCAGTATATTTGGCGGATTCTGGTCCCAATGGCCAAGCCGGCATTGACAACGGTCGGTATTTTGACTTTCATTGCAAGCTGGAATTCCTTCCTCTGGCCATTATTGGTCACGAACGACAAGAATATGCGGCTCTTAAATAACGGGTTATCCGCCTTTGCGACGGAATCGGGCTCCGATGTGCAGCTCCAGCTGGCCGCAGCCACCTTAACGGTGGTCCCAATCCTGATTATTTACCTGATTTTTAGAAAAGAAATTATTAGAGGTGTAGCAAAGAATGGCGTTAAAGGATAA
- a CDS encoding MBL fold metallo-hydrolase: protein MALKDKTAVTYHAGVDTIGGTVVEISYQASHIFFDFGTEYNPDVVKPDEKLQTLIDFREVPELNNVYDSRLDYEYRGPETATYEQTAVFLSHVHLDHTKMINFLDPEIPLYATKATNKILRLLNANGDFLIKTPVERQNFTRAIKEVNPNETVNVGQIKVTFIPVDHDAYGACGLLIETPTARIAYTGDLRLHGTDPELTMNFCLAAQQPDLLIMEGVSVSFDTPQDESSDFVASEMAVVERINSVLAANPDRPAVFNCYPGNIQRLINICANVHKKVVVRADVAELIRQVTGKDEHYYYLPNQKSIKSLDPHLEVSYNRLWEERLSYFWQVEQDMPEFPENAVYFHSDAEPFDFAPNFKTFMERLERQHVQFVPVMCSGHAVPADLDKIVAAIKPRLLTPIHSWHPERLHNPFGKRQLVQRGETVYL, encoded by the coding sequence ATGGCGTTAAAGGATAAAACAGCGGTGACATATCATGCGGGGGTCGACACCATCGGCGGGACCGTCGTCGAGATTAGTTATCAGGCGAGTCATATCTTCTTTGACTTTGGGACTGAGTATAATCCAGATGTCGTGAAACCAGACGAGAAACTGCAGACCCTGATTGATTTCCGCGAGGTACCCGAGTTAAACAACGTCTATGATTCACGGCTTGATTATGAGTATCGGGGACCGGAGACTGCGACCTATGAGCAGACTGCGGTCTTTTTGTCGCATGTGCACTTGGATCACACGAAGATGATCAACTTCCTAGATCCGGAGATTCCGTTGTACGCCACGAAGGCGACGAATAAGATTCTGCGTTTACTGAACGCAAACGGAGACTTTCTCATTAAGACACCCGTAGAGCGGCAGAATTTCACGCGGGCAATCAAGGAGGTCAACCCAAATGAAACGGTGAACGTGGGTCAGATCAAAGTTACTTTTATTCCGGTTGATCATGACGCTTATGGCGCATGTGGACTGCTGATTGAGACGCCGACGGCCAGGATTGCCTACACTGGTGACCTGCGGCTACACGGCACTGATCCTGAGCTGACGATGAACTTCTGCTTGGCAGCACAACAGCCGGATCTGTTAATCATGGAGGGGGTCTCTGTGAGTTTCGATACACCACAAGATGAGAGTTCCGACTTCGTAGCTTCAGAAATGGCAGTTGTCGAACGGATTAATTCGGTTTTGGCGGCGAATCCTGACCGACCGGCGGTCTTCAATTGCTATCCCGGCAACATTCAACGATTGATTAATATCTGCGCTAATGTTCATAAAAAGGTGGTTGTACGCGCTGACGTTGCGGAACTTATTCGTCAAGTTACTGGAAAAGACGAACATTATTACTATCTACCTAACCAAAAATCCATAAAAAGTCTTGACCCTCATCTGGAAGTTTCCTATAATCGTTTATGGGAAGAACGGCTTTCCTACTTTTGGCAAGTTGAGCAAGATATGCCGGAATTTCCGGAGAATGCTGTGTATTTCCATAGTGATGCTGAACCGTTTGACTTCGCGCCTAATTTCAAAACGTTCATGGAGAGGCTAGAGAGGCAACACGTTCAATTTGTACCTGTAATGTGTTCTGGCCATGCTGTGCCGGCCGATTTAGATAAGATTGTGGCTGCAATCAAACCGCGGCTCCTCACACCTATCCATTCGTGGCATCCGGAGAGACTGCACAATCCCTTTGGGAAACGACAGCTTGTTCAACGGGGAGAAACTGTTTATTTGTAA
- a CDS encoding ABC transporter substrate-binding protein — MKLKKFASMVLATASILVLTACGNQGSTGNSTGSKDTVVTSVKKGTTVKFWHAMNGVQEEALTKIASDFEKENPNIKIKLQNQSSYPDLQQKIQATFTDKNNLPTISQAYPGWLYDAAESGLLVDLKPYMTNKKIGWGKQEKVMPALLEGAEIKGKQYGIPFNKSTEVLVYNKDLFDKYGVKKVPTTMAEYAATAKKIWEESNHTVVGGGFDSLNNFYVIGMKNKGVDFNKNIDITTKKSKQLVKYYADGIKDGYFRIAGSDKYLSTPFASEKVAMFIGSMAGEGFVTKDAQAGGYEYGVAPRPEKTNIQQGTDIYMFNKGNSTKNKNEQTGAYLFMKYLASKDVQLYWAEKTGYMPVLKSVINSDEYKNLSAIKTPAILAEATKDLFPIPATKNQDPAYSEVRTILEKILTNPKQDIGKALKEGQTSLEDVWNQ; from the coding sequence TTGAAACTAAAGAAATTCGCTAGCATGGTTCTAGCAACAGCTTCAATTTTAGTTTTAACAGCTTGTGGTAATCAGGGGTCTACAGGAAATAGCACAGGGAGTAAGGATACAGTTGTTACGAGTGTCAAAAAAGGCACTACAGTAAAATTTTGGCACGCAATGAATGGTGTCCAAGAAGAAGCTCTGACGAAGATTGCCAGTGATTTTGAGAAGGAAAATCCAAACATTAAGATTAAGCTGCAGAATCAGTCTTCGTACCCTGACTTACAACAGAAAATTCAGGCAACATTTACTGATAAGAATAATCTGCCAACCATTTCTCAAGCCTATCCAGGTTGGTTATATGATGCAGCGGAAAGCGGTCTGCTAGTAGATTTGAAACCGTACATGACGAACAAGAAGATCGGCTGGGGCAAGCAAGAGAAGGTTATGCCTGCTCTGCTTGAAGGCGCCGAGATTAAAGGCAAGCAGTACGGTATTCCATTTAACAAATCAACAGAAGTTTTAGTCTACAACAAAGATTTATTTGATAAATATGGTGTGAAGAAAGTCCCAACAACCATGGCAGAATATGCTGCTACGGCGAAGAAGATTTGGGAAGAATCAAACCATACAGTTGTCGGTGGCGGATTCGACTCACTCAACAACTTCTACGTAATCGGCATGAAGAATAAGGGTGTTGATTTCAATAAGAACATTGACATCACAACTAAGAAGTCGAAACAATTAGTGAAGTACTATGCTGATGGTATTAAGGATGGTTATTTCAGAATTGCCGGGTCAGACAAATATCTTTCAACACCATTTGCCAGCGAGAAGGTAGCGATGTTTATTGGTTCGATGGCTGGTGAAGGTTTTGTCACTAAAGATGCGCAGGCTGGCGGTTACGAATACGGTGTTGCACCAAGACCTGAGAAGACAAATATCCAACAAGGTACGGATATTTACATGTTTAACAAAGGAAATAGTACTAAGAATAAGAATGAACAAACTGGCGCATACTTGTTCATGAAATATCTTGCTTCAAAGGATGTCCAACTGTACTGGGCAGAGAAGACCGGATACATGCCTGTATTGAAGTCTGTAATTAACTCAGATGAATACAAGAACCTGTCAGCAATTAAGACGCCTGCAATTCTGGCTGAAGCAACTAAGGACTTGTTCCCAATTCCAGCAACGAAGAATCAAGATCCCGCATACAGTGAAGTTAGAACTATCTTGGAGAAGATTCTCACGAATCCTAAGCAGGATATCGGCAAGGCGTTAAAAGAAGGCCAAACTTCATTAGAGGACGTCTGGAATCAATAA
- a CDS encoding FAD-dependent oxidoreductase has protein sequence MKYLVIGGNAGGASFATRMRRIDEHAEILVINRGANISYASCALPYYIGDVVQNRAAIIERTPEVLKEKNNIDVRVNQTAVGVQPTEQTVIIMDQATGQEYPEQYDKLILATGASPTLPQIAGLKKASNVFKLREVEEADQIKAYITSHDVKTVTLIGAGIASLEITENLYLQGITVNIVEKLDHVGYPYDEEITKLLLEELERNGTHVYLNHVVQEVINNGHTIVTNQGKELTQDMIIVAAGVTPNTDFLKESGLTINERGFIPVDQHLATNIPDIYAIGDIVETKSYITGLPQNSVLSGPANRQGHLLADIFAGQPYQYDGIVGTSVGKIFDQTVSFVGYTETMLQEVGIKNYKTIFITPFDYANFYPGATRVNLKLIFDADTGKILGGQAYGEKGIDKRMGELSTAIYGHLTVYDLPALELPYSPPYSTTRDPLNTAGYVAINQLKSTVATVKIAEIPEEAAFFLDVREAGKAPSGSIKPTLNIPLSELRDRITEIPTDKPIYLTFRPGLVNYTAARILTGNQIEAKIIME, from the coding sequence ATGAAGTATTTGGTAATCGGTGGCAACGCAGGTGGTGCATCCTTCGCTACTAGGATGCGTCGGATTGACGAACACGCGGAAATTCTGGTCATTAATCGGGGAGCAAACATCTCCTATGCCAGCTGTGCTCTACCATACTACATCGGCGATGTGGTGCAGAACCGGGCGGCAATCATCGAGCGCACCCCGGAGGTGTTGAAAGAGAAGAACAACATCGATGTGCGGGTTAACCAGACTGCAGTTGGTGTTCAACCAACGGAGCAAACCGTCATAATTATGGACCAAGCAACGGGACAGGAATATCCTGAGCAATACGACAAGTTGATTCTCGCTACCGGAGCAAGCCCGACGCTGCCACAAATAGCTGGCCTGAAGAAGGCGTCAAACGTCTTCAAGTTACGTGAGGTTGAAGAAGCAGACCAAATCAAGGCCTACATCACGAGCCATGACGTCAAAACAGTCACCTTAATTGGTGCTGGAATCGCCAGCCTTGAGATTACGGAGAATCTGTACTTACAAGGAATCACGGTCAACATCGTCGAGAAATTGGACCACGTCGGCTACCCCTATGATGAAGAAATCACCAAACTCTTACTTGAGGAGCTGGAGCGAAACGGCACCCACGTCTATCTCAATCATGTGGTCCAAGAAGTAATAAACAACGGGCACACCATCGTCACGAACCAAGGCAAGGAACTCACACAAGATATGATTATTGTTGCGGCCGGTGTGACACCAAATACAGACTTCTTGAAGGAATCTGGGCTGACGATCAATGAGCGCGGCTTTATTCCGGTTGATCAACACTTGGCCACAAACATCCCAGACATCTACGCCATCGGAGATATTGTGGAAACGAAGAGCTATATCACCGGTTTGCCGCAGAACAGCGTCCTCTCAGGTCCCGCCAACCGCCAGGGTCACCTACTCGCCGACATCTTCGCCGGACAACCTTACCAGTACGACGGAATCGTCGGTACGAGTGTAGGGAAAATCTTCGACCAGACTGTTAGTTTCGTCGGCTACACAGAGACGATGCTCCAAGAAGTAGGGATTAAGAATTACAAAACCATCTTTATCACGCCATTTGATTATGCCAACTTCTACCCCGGGGCAACTCGTGTCAACCTCAAACTGATTTTCGATGCCGATACGGGCAAGATACTCGGCGGACAAGCATATGGCGAGAAAGGCATTGATAAACGAATGGGCGAGCTCTCAACGGCCATTTATGGACACTTGACGGTCTATGATTTGCCGGCGCTGGAGTTACCATACTCCCCTCCATACTCAACGACGCGTGATCCCCTCAATACTGCCGGCTACGTGGCCATCAATCAATTGAAAAGTACCGTTGCTACGGTTAAAATCGCCGAAATTCCAGAGGAGGCGGCATTCTTCCTCGATGTACGGGAGGCAGGCAAGGCGCCGTCAGGAAGTATTAAGCCGACGTTAAATATTCCACTAAGCGAGCTAAGGGACCGCATTACAGAAATTCCCACGGATAAGCCAATCTACCTGACATTTCGCCCGGGACTCGTAAACTATACGGCTGCCCGGATTCTGACGGGTAATCAAATTGAGGCGAAGATAATAATGGAATAG
- a CDS encoding aryl-sulfate sulfotransferase, producing the protein MKQKRIKWLVIAVAIVLVVVGAVITAKVWRSKADAPTKVTQTSSKKTQQFFLPATSNGDVQTLVYDHTKIKKVNDIYKQSTQESISEQLATKKQAKDYSLTSPLLLSNPFLTNTTSVYTYFKSDAAVTKLAYTVKAAGVADFTATAKNNITVTGEYEYLLVGLIAGKKNTVTMTATLADGTQQEHTFTFTPTKLTSGMANQVDVKDGTSKEELSDGLYALIGNRSTGTVQITMVDNDGNVRNEIPTVSYNQMRLVFDDAGYMYFSISAARIVKMNRLGEVVATYNTYDADYELHHDFLLDSNGNIIALATSLTAKKEDKYVEDRIIKISTATGQVSELVNFKDLLPDLYQKATGLDQSTNNKGYHDVIHANALQLIDDNTVLISSRETSSILKISALNDKPKIEYAISDESVWDDVELGADVLTKDGDFTAQAGQHSITYVPTDEEGVYEVYMFNNNSGLMDSRSDFEFKNYDGIGGLSATSMDNSYYYRYRVDENKGTFTLIDQIAVPYSTFISSVQTIGEHVLIDSGQKSLFTEYDAAGKAIRTFTVKGKTKFIYRVYKYYFNDFYFVN; encoded by the coding sequence ATGAAGCAGAAACGAATCAAGTGGCTGGTAATTGCCGTAGCCATCGTTCTAGTTGTAGTTGGAGCGGTAATCACGGCCAAAGTTTGGCGCTCGAAGGCGGATGCGCCAACGAAAGTGACGCAGACTAGTTCGAAAAAAACGCAGCAGTTCTTCCTTCCTGCCACCAGTAATGGCGATGTTCAGACATTGGTCTACGATCATACCAAGATCAAGAAGGTGAACGATATTTACAAGCAGTCGACGCAGGAATCGATTAGTGAGCAGCTGGCGACCAAGAAGCAGGCAAAAGACTACAGCTTAACCAGTCCGTTACTGTTGTCCAACCCGTTTTTGACCAACACCACGAGTGTTTATACCTACTTCAAGTCTGATGCTGCCGTGACTAAGTTGGCATATACAGTGAAGGCGGCAGGCGTAGCTGACTTCACCGCAACTGCGAAGAACAATATTACGGTTACCGGGGAGTACGAATACCTCCTGGTCGGCTTGATTGCAGGGAAGAAAAATACGGTGACGATGACGGCAACACTTGCCGACGGTACGCAGCAGGAACACACTTTTACATTTACCCCAACGAAGCTTACGAGCGGTATGGCGAACCAAGTAGACGTGAAGGACGGCACCAGCAAGGAAGAATTATCTGATGGCTTATATGCGTTAATCGGCAATCGTAGTACCGGGACTGTCCAGATTACGATGGTGGACAACGATGGAAATGTCAGAAATGAGATTCCAACCGTGAGCTATAACCAGATGCGGCTAGTCTTTGATGATGCAGGATACATGTACTTCTCAATCAGCGCTGCCCGGATTGTGAAGATGAACAGACTTGGTGAGGTCGTGGCAACATACAATACATATGATGCTGACTACGAGCTCCACCACGATTTTCTACTCGATAGTAATGGCAATATTATCGCTTTAGCAACCAGTTTGACTGCTAAGAAAGAGGATAAGTACGTTGAGGACAGGATCATCAAGATTTCTACGGCTACTGGTCAGGTGAGCGAGCTGGTTAACTTTAAGGACCTGTTACCGGATTTATACCAGAAGGCAACGGGGCTCGATCAGTCGACCAACAATAAGGGCTACCACGATGTAATTCACGCCAATGCCCTCCAATTGATTGACGACAACACAGTTCTCATTAGTTCACGCGAGACCTCGTCGATTCTGAAAATCAGTGCGTTAAACGATAAGCCAAAAATAGAATATGCGATTTCGGATGAATCCGTCTGGGATGATGTTGAGCTGGGTGCCGACGTATTGACCAAGGATGGCGATTTCACGGCGCAAGCTGGACAGCACTCCATCACGTATGTGCCAACGGACGAGGAAGGTGTGTATGAGGTTTACATGTTCAATAACAACTCTGGTTTGATGGACTCACGGAGCGACTTCGAGTTTAAGAACTACGACGGCATTGGCGGCTTAAGCGCCACATCGATGGACAATTCCTATTATTATCGCTATCGCGTGGACGAGAACAAGGGCACATTCACTTTGATCGACCAAATTGCGGTGCCATATTCAACATTTATCAGTAGTGTACAGACTATCGGTGAACATGTGCTAATTGATTCTGGTCAGAAGTCCCTCTTCACCGAGTACGATGCTGCTGGCAAGGCAATCAGGACGTTCACGGTCAAAGGAAAAACTAAGTTCATCTACCGTGTCTATAAGTACTATTTCAACGATTTCTACTTCGTCAATTAA